The Engraulis encrasicolus isolate BLACKSEA-1 chromosome 11, IST_EnEncr_1.0, whole genome shotgun sequence nucleotide sequence GAATTACAAGGCTAATGTGCTTTTTATTTATCTCATTTTAGATGAGAGCAGACATTAGACATGTTTTATTCATCCCTGAGGAAATGAATGATTTTTATGTGAGGTGGGGTCAGACGAGACAGCAGTTCCCTGTTGTCCCGTCCTGCGATGCATGCAGAAGGCTCCTGTGATGTAAGTGTAACTTCTTAACTGTCTTGAATGCTGGCCAGGCTTTTAAGCATGGCTGCATGCTTTCGTGGTTGTGCTGGCCCTGTagtaccccctacacacacacacacacacacacacgcacacacgcacacacctcaaccAAGAAACCTTCCATGGTAACATCCTAGTGTGGGTTGAATGGAAGGGAGATGTATGGGAATtggtcctctctgtgtgtgtgtgtgtgtgtgtgtgtgtgtgtgtgtgtgtgtgtgtgtgtgtgtgtgtgtgtgtgtgtgtgtgtgtgtgtgtgtgtgtgtgtgtgtgtgtgtgggcgtacatAGTGGGAAAAGAGGGTCTGATCAATCCCCCTGAAACCAGCCAACGAGCGAGCGGGGGACGTTCAATCGGGCCGCCTGGTCCCTTTGCCGGTACCAAAACCACATGGCTCCAGCCTCTGATAGGCCAAAGCCAGATGACTCAGGTCTGTGATTGGACAAAACCATATGGCCGCGGTCGATGATTGGCTCCAGATGATGGGGGGCCATGGCTCACATCCATGCCGTGTGGAAAAACACTTTTTCAAAGCATAAAATCTGGTCTATGGCCCACACCTCAGCCAGCTGAGCTGCACAGCCTATAGCATGCTGGAACTATAATGATAGAAAcaagcaagagaggaagagagagaatcaaagatatctctctctctctctctctctctctctctctctctcactctctctctctcccttgcttctctctttctgtctctctccctcactcattccACCCTAGAAATGTGCTAGTGTGACAAATGTCCACCCACAGTGACAGGCTTCTCATTGGCTCTGTAAAGACAGCAGCTGAGAGTGGCTCCGTCCCTCTGTTTGTTGCTACGCACATGACactactgtgtctgcatggggaccaaaacacacaactgttgttgttgttccctCCTGACGTGAACTGTTTGTATGTGAAGAAGACAGCTTTAAATGGATTCCCCAGGCCAGGTGATGATGCGGACGGCTGCTGTAGAGCCATACATCAGCTAAAGTGTCCTCCTGTGATGTAAGATGTGTCCATGCTGCGCTGGTGAAAGGAGCCCTCtaccacctcttctctctctctctctctctctctctctctctctctctctctctctctctctgagacaagCCAGGCACAGGCTCTCTCTTAACGCAGCCCTGTGGCCACAGCAGGTCTGGACCTGGTTAAACCCCCAGGTCTGCGGAGGCCTCTTTGCAAAACCAGGTCACTTGTgcgaaaagaagaagaaacagaagaagaaaaattGGGGTTGGAAAAGAAGACAAAAGAGAGGGGCTGccggaaaaaaaatcaaagaaagagggaaaacgTGCAGAGATGTTCATGAATCACTTAAGAGTCGTGTGTATATCTATCCTCATCTGTGCTCGAAGGGCAGCCTACGGGGCCCTAACTGCTGGGGTCCAAAGGGGCTGTGTGTTCCGTGTTCCGTCTTCTCTGTTCCATGTTCTCTGTTCCGTGTGTTCTGTGTGCCAGTGCTACATGTGGTTAGTTGCTTTTCAGGATGCCTGAGATGTGTGGATGACAGATCATGTAAACGCTAAACATCGGTCTTGTAAAAGGATGCAAACACAGGTGGTGGGGCTGAGGGGAACTTTTGATTTCTGGGCTTTTATGTGGCCATGGTTTCTGATGTTAGAACGATATAACTTGCTTGATTTTAACCTTGGAGATGACAATGTTTGAACAAAaagttctttctttcctctcttcctctctctacatcccctccctctgcccatctcttcatcttgcatccatccatccatctctatctctacccatctctcatccacctctcctctatctctcctctaccTATCTCCTCATCTATCCGTCCATCCCTCCGTTGCTCTCGGCAGCACTAAGGAGTACCCGGTGGTCCCGCGCAGCACGGTCCGCCAGAGGGTGGGCACCAGCCAGAGTCCCTTCAGCGGGGAGGTGCAGGCCCTGGGTGGGGCCAGCGGCATGGGGGCCTCGGCGTACCCCTGCGAAAACGGCGTCAGCAGCACCTCCCAGGACCTCCTGCCCCAGTCGGGCTCCTACCCCCTGCCACACGAGCACGGGCAGGACTACCACTGCATCAAGAGGAAAGGTGAGCCCCCCTCTTGACATCCtggtcttctcttcctcctcttcaagtCCAGCAAACCACAACAGTATAGTGCTTACTCCAAGTTCACAGTATGTTATACTAGCATCTCTATGCAAACGGCAAAAATCCTCAGATCAGAGTAactgcgcgaatagaccaggcgcaatgcgattcaagcgacagagtgcagcagcaagcgatacaagcgattgaggagactagagtatgtccggacaggcagaaggcaaagcattcaagcattcccattggctttggtcactgacctctatacagtcattggctgtcgcggcttgtcgccgaatcgcgtcatagaaagttgaaaagatttcaacttcaaactgtcgcgctcgtctcgcaaatcgctctagtctccagaatcgcttttgtcgcgcgactcaatacaaagtcaattacttccgtcgctcgcctcgctcagatcgccgctggtgtatttctgcggttaagaGTTCTTGCAGGACCCTTCATATTTCCAGTAATGGGGCTGTTCATGTTGCCTATGTGATTTTAACGTTGGGACTGTTTGGTTGTGGTAGAGTCCTTTATGCGTCTCTTCTGTTGTTGTAGGGCTACCTCCAGCAGCAAGGAAACCACATTGCATTCCCATAACTTTGGAAAACTCATAATATTGTTCATGCCGGTTAGGCTGGCTGTTTTCTCTAGGGGAGCACAGTTGTAgactctgggtgcattccaatatgcgaccttgcgtcctccacttgtgcttgtggcctcgccccgcctcctggcccctcctccgtggagaaaacaaataagtttccccgctgtcagcctagccataacaatttttgggggactattcttcattcaccatccactttgcaaatgagaaaatgtctttacaactgagcttttgtgagatattgaaatataatgctgttgtcagtgatgtcatcatgacatattacttcctggtacaaggtcacatattgaaaCGCaccccctgtgtctgtgtctgtgtctgtgtgtgtgtgcgcacgcatgcgtgtgtgcgtgtacgtgtcggCCATTCTTCTGTTGCTTCTTTTATCTGTGGTGGAGCGCAAGACTGCCCATCTCGTGTCTTATCACCCAGCAGTGCAGAGGTCCACATTGCAGAGTGTAGGGGGTCAGACGGGAATGCTAAGGGCAAGGCGCTATCTCCACTGCCACTACTGGGAGTACATAGCAGCGTGCTTGTTAATGAGCTCTTACTTCAACTCCCCATCCCTGTTCAGCGTAATGTTATGGTCTGCAAATTTTAGATTTTTGGAACTGGCTGATATCATAGAAGTTActcactctcctctttctttctctgtctccgtctctctctctctgtctccgtctctctctctctctctctctctctctctctctctctctctctctctctctctctctctatctatctttttctgcttctctgtctctctctctctctctcccatccccccaaTAGTAGAGGACGACTGCCACACTGGTGACCACTCCTACAAGAAGGCGTACATGGAGAGCTCGTCCAGCGAGGAGGACCATTACTACCGACCCGTCAGCTACTCCCAGTCCCTGGGCCTGGCGGGTGCCGGTGCCGGCCCCTACCGGACCGAGGCGGGCCAGCGGCAGGCCTGCATGTACGCCAGCGCCAGCCAGGGGGCCGAGCCCGTGCCCAGCCTGGAGGACATCAGCTGCAACACCTGGGCGGGCGTCTCGCCCTACAGCAGCTGCTCGGTGGGTATGCAGCCCATGGACCGGCTGCCCTACCACCAGCACTTCTCGGCCCACTTCGCCTCGGGCCCGCTGGTGTCGCGGCTGAGCGGGGTGACGGGCCACGCCTCCCCCGGCCTGGCCGACGCCCACGTGCCCATGTACCAGGGCTCCATGGGGCCCCACCACCAGACTCTGGGGGCCGTGCGGCAGTGCAGTCCGGGGGCGCCCAGTGGGCCAGGGGTCGGCGTCGGCGTCGGGGTGACCACGGCAGCGGGGCTTCAGTCGCCAGGGGGCGGGGCTCCCGGTCTCCAGGGTAACGAGTACTCGCTGTACTCGCATGGCATCCCGCGCACCACGCTCTCGCCGCACCAGTACCACGCGGTGCACAGCGTCAGTATCATGCCCGACTGGAGCGACGGCAGCTAACCTGGCCAGGGAGAGGGCTGCCCGCGACGCggatgaggggagaagaggaagaaaaaaaggaagaagaggaggagaggacatgatGGACTTGTGTTGAGGAGATAAGGCGGAGTCAGGGTCGCTAAAAGAGTTTTATATTTATCTTGCGTTACTCGGAGAAGACGTGAACTGTGCACATCACAAACACTGACGTGAGTGTCTGAGACTTCGAGCCAATCGCTTCACGGAGACTTCACAGACTTCGCTGAAGCGGTGTGAAGTGGACATCTTCAAAAGATGATACCTGTTTTTTTGGACAGTCTGATTAGACTGTGGAGATTTCAAACTGAGTTTTTTCTTTCAGGTTTGaaagacggacggatggatggatggatataggCTCATCATGTCCATGTGTAAAGTACTTGTGTATAGTTACGCTATAAAGTGGAGGAAAAACAATTATGAGCTGTAAGCATCTCCTTCTTTTTTAAAGTGATGGGACAAACACAGGCTCATGGTTGCatcatttaactttttttttaacaaaaaaaacaatttttacattctatttttcatttttgtgttgtggtatgcttttgttttgtttttattttttgtctttgtaaTCTGCTAATATCAGAAGATTGATAGATGGGACATTGTTTTAAAAGAATTGTGTTGAAACCACCCTCATATTTCTATTGTTTTccaaggttttctttttttgttgtttgctaATATGTGTTGCGTAAATGGTCAGATCGAAAGGACAATCACCAGCCAGAGGcgtccagcagagagagagagacacaggagtGCATTTCCCAAACCCATAGTGACTCACCATGTACTTTATTGCAATGCAGTGGCCCATTGCTAGCCAACGCTGCTAACTGGCAACTGCTCGCAGCTATCCACCTCTATACACCAGTTATACTGGCACCGCATTACTACTCTACATGTATAGTGGTATCCGGATAGCCGTTTGTGCTGTGGAGTCATATTAGTGGCGAGTGTTAACCACAACTAGTAAACCGAAAATTCTGTGAAAGTACAGCAATCATTGAAATGGGCGGGACTTAACAAGGTGGATGTTGGGAAATGCACCGTACTGTATACAGGTACTGTAGCTCCTCTTAGTCTGGGCCCGTCTGGTTGAAGCTCACAGATGCACTTATGCAGTTTAGGGAGTTCAGGTTCAGGACATACCTCACCTCATCCTCATGATGTAGCCTACCTGTACAGTGTAAGCAAGACTCATTCGACGATAGCTGCCAAGGCATCAGACCGATGACGTAGCAGCGATCCTTTACCCACAACATCACTTTAATCTTCTACTCCATATCCCTTCTTCActccacaggggggggggggggtgaccagAAACAGAGATCGACAGTCCGTCATATATAAAACAATACTCTATTTATTtctatggtggtgtgtgtgtacgtttgtgtatgtgtgcaggtgtgtgcctgAGTGGTTCGGTGGATGTGATGTGTTTTACGTACAGTGCGTACAAGCTGTGTGATCTATGCAGGTCTCTGTATGGTGTTCTCACCCTGCCTATAAGGTCCAGACCTGTCCCGCTCCGCtaggctctcctctgctctgctcttctcttctcctccacggcTGTGCTGAAAGCATGACGGTAAACAGAGCGGCCTCattacacccacacatgcattgATGCATGTTGTTGAACGCTTCTGTACAGTCGTGAGGAATAGCCTCCCCACCAGTGCTGTTTCTGATAGAGGTGCTTTTGTGACGTACTGAATGAAGCATGTAGGTACAGCTTGGACGTTTTTCAGGCCAGCTTCACATGACATGAATGTCCATTCCTTTCCACCCTGTATGCAGTACTAGTCATGGTACTTCCTTCAAAAGCATTGttaaaaattgaaaattgaaaggCAGGGACTTTAAACCATGTTCTTTTGGACTTACCTCATAAGATCTCTTGTACTGATGTACTTAGCAAGCCAAAGAACTCGAAGTGGTTCTATGTACGGTAACTTCGTCAATGGCTCTGGGAAAGCCACTTGAGACTCCGTCTTCAATGCGGTTTCTCCTGACTGCCTGAGACTGAGTCATAGACCCTTTCTCTGTTTACCCACAAGCTGATGCAGATCATGACATTTGTGCATAATAGAGTAAATATGCTAAATATGCTAAAATAAGATAAATATCTAATAAAGGCCCCTACTTCTgaaagtggaggagaagaaggcaACCATTCTTTAGATCACTAATGAATCTAAATCACCATTGACGAAACCATTTTTTGCAAATGCACAGAGAAGCAGAGGCAAGTTAAGAGTTTAAATAATTGTATCGCCTCCGAGTATTAGATTAATGTCATATTGCTGTTTGTGGGCAATGCAAACTAATATGACagaaccacccaccaccacctgcaGCTCCAGGATTTCAAAACAGAACATATAGTACAAACTGGGGACTATCTTGTATTGGAAAAGGTTACTCTAAAACGCGTATAGTGCCAGATGTTTTTCATGTCTATAGTATTTATTTCCCCCTGTATCATAAAGCcttttctattttttattttattttttatcaaaAACTATGCTTTTTTTGTTTACCCTCTTCTTTTTAGGTTCTGTCTAGCAGCgatgttttattttctattttaggtttttgtttgtttccatcCTTGGACAAAGAGAACTCATGTTGACCTTGGACAAAAAGAACTCATGTGGACTTAGAAAGCAGAGCGCCAATTTGAATGGTTGTTTAATGAATAtgagataaagagaaaaaaaagagagaagtggTTTACTTTGCTGTAAATACAACACTAATGTACATAGGATACAGAATTGCAATAAATCTAAAACAACATCCTGAATGCTACTGTCCTCTGTCCCTTCTAAAGAGGAGTCTACCGTGGTGCTTGATGATATTGTTCGTTTTTTTAATTTGATGAACCCTTTACTGTCTGGACGGAACTCAAATAAAAACCAAAATAATTTTAATCTGTAATCCCCATCTGACGGACAGCCAGactggtgagcatgtgtgtgctggtgcacggacagacacataggctactacacatgggcatacacacacatttaatccTCGCGAGACTCCTCCCAGCCTTGGCTTGGTGTTCTTTCAGTGGTAAACAAGGTGGTTAATATGGGATAGTGAAAATGGGCGGTTAATATGCCACAGTCAGGCAAATTGACAGGTGAAGAACTGGACAGGaaatgatggggagagagaaatagttcagagatggggagagagagagagagagagagagagagagagagagagagagagagttcagagaTGGGATATGACCCAGACGGGAGTTGaaattgggtccccatgggcCTGCAAGTGGTGGATGGGTGTGCTACAGTCCCCACAGAAATGTGTAGTTAATATGGGGCAACATTGAACGAGGGTAGTTCATAGTGGTTAGTAGTGCACACGTGCAATTAATATGGTATTGCAAGTACCGAATGGTGTAGTGAGTATGGCGGATAGGGTATAGTGAAGATGTGGTATTGACTACGGGTATAATGtatatggggttaggtgtcttcaTTTTGCCACTGGTATCCTGTAGTCTTCACAGTATTAAATAAATTACTTCATGGTTTATACTGTAATTATAATTAAACTGATTTTAAATAGTTTACAAAACAGTTACTATAAGGCCTTTAATCCTACTTGGCTTGGGTGGATATTTCCAAACAGCGTTCATGGATACAATACTGATATGATGATAATGATATGTGACTATTATTACATCAACACTCTATGAAGAAAACAAATATGCAGAGCAGAAGCCAGAACCGAAACCGCAGCCGATTAATCTTGGTCTGCGCTAGCCAAAGTGTGCTATTTGGGGTTTTCTGTGTGCTGCTGGTCCCAGTGCAGCTGCCAGCTAATTGTCTCCATCATCTCACTGCTGGACAGAGAATCCCTTTAGATTACAGCGATGGGCTGTGCAGGCCAGGGAGAGacccacccacacaaaaacacacgaacacacaaacacacagtacagtacggtatggtgcacacaaacactggtacaaatacacaaatacacacacacacacgcgcacacatacacacacagacacacacacacacacacacacacacacacacacacacacacacacacacactgaaatataaGCCTGCATATTTACTGAAAAAAGATggtatgtacacagacacacagtaataCAGAGATGCATGTAATCTATAGTTGCATGACTTCACACACGTATATGAACACAAACAtttaaacaaacatgcacacacgtatgcatatatccaagtatgcacacacacacgcacgcatgcacgtacacgcatgTACACTCATgtacacgctctcacacacacacacacacacacacacacacacacacacacacacacacacacacacacacacacacacacacacacacacacacacacacatttacatgtacacacactcactctctcatacaAACTCCCTCTGGTTGCCTCCATGTCATAAATCTGCAGTCAAGTGTGGGCCGCAGCTCTGCAGcaattgtgcatgcgtgtgcgtgtgtagatgcgtgtgcgtgtgtagatgcgtgtgtgtgtgtggatgcgtgtgcgtgtgtagatgcgtgtgtgtgtgtggatgcgtgtgtacgtgcgtgcgtgtgtgggtcacACAGCACCACAGGAAATATGCAGAATGTAGCGAAGTGCTACTGGGACTCCATCCACTCTCCACAGGATGCAGGCTGACacaggcctacattaaatggctAAATTCAATTCACAAATACAGCACatgaaataaatatacagtatatttcaacTCGAATCTCCACACTGCTACTGGGACCCCTCAGcttcagcaacaacaaaaaagcgtAATGGTTTACATTAaatgataaaatacattttaaagaaTTAATTCCCAAATGTATTTCGATTGGAATGGCCCAGTCTGTCCAGCTATAGAATCCTCACACTGTCTGTAAATAAGTGCAATGTCTGCTGTATTTAGTGGGGATTAGGCCATTTAAAACCAGAGAGGGATGTATGAAGTGCAGCGGAACATTACTGACAGCAGTAGGTttacccccctcacacactcatatacacacacagggccgctgacagcttttaatgggcccaggacaaagtaatcagaaagggccccccatccaatacatacaatgtaatgaaaacccaaaagggcccgggacaactgaccacgttgtcccccctgttggcttccctgcacacacacacacacacacacacacacacacacacacacacacacacacacacacacacacacacacacacacacacacacacactaccttacTCCCCGTCTGTGATATTTCACACACTTGATTCTACAAATCTCCTGTGTGTGACGTAATACACACTCTTGATATCTTTTGCCACATGGAGGAGTGTgagcagtctctctttctctctctctctctctctctctctctctctctctctctctctctcgtttaaaCAAATGCAGATAAATGCTGAGTTATATATCACTTGACGATGCACAGGAGCTGCAGGGCCTTTGAGATACGCTGCAGGGCCGACTCGCACGAATTCAGGGAATGCCtgcggagagcagagcagagcagagcagcggccCAATGACAGACACGAGGAAACGAGCGCCGAGCGGTGCCCAGTGACAGACATGGGGAAACGAGTCAAGAGAGAGAAACGCAGAAAAACTCTCCTCGGCCATGCCCCACggatctgtctgcctgtctgctttgtCGTTTCTTAATCTCAGTCCGAGGTTCTTGCcccttctatctttctctctctctctcaaaaatctctctctctctctctctctctctctctctctctctctctctctctctctctctctctctctctctgtctgtctatctgccctcTTGCCCACAaagtctctctttcactgtctgtctgtgactctgtgtctgtatctctctctctctctctctctctctctctctctctctctctctctctccctgtttctctttctgattctccctccccctctttctcgttgtgtctctctcttgttctccatTCTACCCAAACACACAGTGACCtccacaccccctccctccaactacaaccccccccacccccaatacacacacacacacacacacacatcgctcaaGCTGCTTTGATCTAACTGATGGTAGCGCTCTGTACTACCTGCTcctacacacactctcgctctctctctctctctctctctcacacacacacacacacacacacacacacacacacacacacacacacacacacacacacacacacacacacacacacacacacacacacacacactgctcttgtTCGAGAATGCCACCACATCACCCCTCAtcactcccctcctccaccagTCTACCCACTCCCTGCCCCCCATCAGCGGATAGCCAGCGAAAAGTCGTTAACCCTTTAGCCTCCTAGCCTAGCGTATGTCCACTGCTTAGTCGCTGATTTATCGTCCAGTGCCCAACACCACTTCACTCGCGCACTAGGCTTCCAACAACACAGCAGACACCACTCTTCCAACTACATACCCACCCCCACACTCGGTTGGGCAGCCCCTCaatagaccacaccacaccacaccacaccacagccatagGCCATCCCATTCGTTTTCACAGcactcctcatcatcatcgtcatcctcttcctcctcatccttgtTTCATGTAGTGTAAcgtcttacattttaaatatagtcaTATTGTAACCTAGCACATttctttgaaaagacagtaacattcATTACAGTCTTTGAGCAAATTGCCCAACACAGTCAATAACCCTCATATCTGTCATGTATTCACCATC carries:
- the tbx5a gene encoding T-box transcription factor TBX5-A, which produces MADTEEAFGLQNSPSETDSKDAHTESKPEKQNGTSSKSPSSQTTYIQQGMEGIKVYLHERELWMKFYEVGTEMIITKAGRRMFPSFKVKVTGLNPKTKYILLMDVVPADDHRYKFADNKWSVTGKAEPAMPGRLYVHPDSPATGAHWMRQLVSFQKLKLTNNHLDPFGHIILNSMHKYQPRIHIVKADENNGFGSKNTAFCTHVFPETAFIAVTSYQNHKITQLKIENNPFAKGFRGSDDMELHRMSRMQSTKEYPVVPRSTVRQRVGTSQSPFSGEVQALGGASGMGASAYPCENGVSSTSQDLLPQSGSYPLPHEHGQDYHCIKRKVEDDCHTGDHSYKKAYMESSSSEEDHYYRPVSYSQSLGLAGAGAGPYRTEAGQRQACMYASASQGAEPVPSLEDISCNTWAGVSPYSSCSVGMQPMDRLPYHQHFSAHFASGPLVSRLSGVTGHASPGLADAHVPMYQGSMGPHHQTLGAVRQCSPGAPSGPGVGVGVGVTTAAGLQSPGGGAPGLQGNEYSLYSHGIPRTTLSPHQYHAVHSVSIMPDWSDGS